A part of Antechinus flavipes isolate AdamAnt ecotype Samford, QLD, Australia chromosome 6, AdamAnt_v2, whole genome shotgun sequence genomic DNA contains:
- the ARHGAP24 gene encoding rho GTPase-activating protein 24 isoform X2 has product MTANYETYLLMANTQNDMEEWLKTIRRVIWAPFGGGIFGQKLEETICFEKRYGNFLAPVLVEQCVDFIRQWGLKEKGLFRLAGQANLVKELRDAFDYGEKPSFDSNTDVHTVASLLQLYLQELPEPIIPFAKYEDFLSCANLLIKEEEMGVKELMKQMKNLPVINYNLLKYICSFLNEVQTYSSANKTSMQNLATVFGSSILRPKVEDPRTEGTAVVQHLLSVMIGKHKQLFPNDSLQTKHPKLLGDNNKKIHRKSVIDQRQNQSKDAASIRRSWEKLESPQRVSLDNGSLLTPPRTKANSPPNSVPRYDVSRSPALTVKKNPAFNKGSGIVTNGSFSSSTAESLEKAQYSSHGSLQARRTSSLKGAGTKMGTCSVQNGGVRGGLLSTDTLANPLRSPGINWPCGGSVTLRDSKQKDPVGDLDQPNRLSTYDNVQQQFSSVNSEDTWSVSLGEISFSDNSTSGPDPDSGGANCEDPVLERSSLDEPSYPGNYENQPEKRSVGDHRSHASSNGDPAETSTPNALHNLVSSLKEEINKQKIEYESRIKSLEQRNLTLEMEMMTLHEELDQERKKFTMAEIKMRNAERAKEDAEKRNDILQKEMEQFFSTFGELTVEPHRTERDNTIWIQ; this is encoded by the exons ATGACAGCAAACTATGAGACCTACCTCCTTATGGCTAATACACAGAATGACATGGAAGAATGGCTAAAGACTATTCGCAGAGTCATTTGGGCACCATTTGGTGGAG GTATTTTTGGACAGAAACTGGAAGAAACCATCTGTTTTGAGAAGAGATATGGGAACTTCCTGGCCCCCGTGTTAGTAGAACAATGTGTGGATTTTATTCGACAGTGGGGGCTAAAGGAAAAAGGTCTATTTCGACTTGCAGGCCAGGCTAACCTTGTGAAAGAGTTGCGGGATGCCTTTGACTATGGAGAGAAGCCCTCTTTTGACAg TAACACCGATGTGCACACAGTGGCTTCGCTTCTCCAATTATATCTCCAAGAACTTCCAGAACCAATCATTCCTTTTGCTAAGTATGAAGACTTTCTGTCCTGTGCCAATTTACtcattaaagaagaagaaatg gGGGTTAAGGAACTAATGAAGCAGATGAAAAATTTGCCAGTGATTAATTATAATCTCCTCAAGTACATATGcag CTTCTTGAATGAAGTCCAGACCTACTCAAGTGCTAATAAAACAAGCATGCAGAACCTAGCCACTGTCTTTGGTTCTAGTATCCTGCGTCCCAAAGTAGAAGACCCTAGAACAGAGG GAACTGCTGTAGTCCAACATTTGTTGTCAGTGATGATTGGCAAACACAAGCAACTTTTTCCCAATGATTCGCTTCAGACCAAGCACCCAAAGCTCCTGGGCgacaataacaagaaaattcataGGAAATCAGTGATTGACCAACGACAGAATCAGAGCAAGGACGCAGCAAGCATAAGGCGCTCTTGGGAGAAGCTGGAGTCCCCTCAGAGAGTTAGCCTAGACAACGGGTCCCTCCTCACGCCGCCAAGGACCAAGGCCAATAGTCCCCCGAATAGTGTGCCGAGATATGACGTCTCCCGGAGTCCGGCTCtcacagttaaaaaaaatcccGCCTTTAACAAAGGCAGCGGTATAGTCACCAATGGCTCCTTCAGCAGCAGCACCGCCGAGAGTCTTGAGAAAGCTCAGTACTCTTCCCATGGCAGCTTACAGGCCCGGAGAACTTCGTCCCTCAAAGGGGCAGGAACCAAGATGGGGACGTGCAGCGTGCAGAACGGAGGGGTCCGCGGGGGCCTTTTGAGCACGGACACTCTCGCAAACCCCCTACGCAGCCCCGGCATAAACTGGCCGTGCGGCGGCTCGGTGACCCTGAGGGACAGCAAACAGAAAGACCCCGTGGGGGACTTGGACCAGCCCAACAGACTCTCGACCTATGACAATGTCCAGCAGCAGTTCTCCTCGGTGAACTCCGAAGACACGTGGTCCGTCTCCTTGGGGGAAATCTCCTTCTCGGATAATTCCACCTCCGGGCCGGACCCCGACTCCGGGGGGGCTAACTGTGAAGATCCTGTGTTGGAGAGGTCTTCCCTGGACGAGCCCTCCTACCCTGGGAATTATGAAAACCAGCCCGAGAAGAGGAGTGTGGGAGATCACAGGAGCCACGCTTCCAGCAACGGGGACCCCGCTGAAACCAGCACCCCTAATGCCCTGCACAACCTTGTTTCCAGCCTtaaagaggagatcaataaacagaaaatagaatatgAATCCAGGATAAAGAG TTTAGAGCAACGGAATTTGACCttggaaatggaaatgatgaCACTCCATGAGGAACtggatcaagaaaggaaaaagttcaCAATGGCAGAGATCAAAATGAGAAATGCTGAGAGAGCAAAAGAAGatgcagagaaaagaaatgatatattgcagaaagaaatggagcaatttttttctacatttggGGAACTGACAGTGGAACCCCACAGAACTGAAAGAGACAACACTATATGGATCCAATGA